From Vigna unguiculata cultivar IT97K-499-35 chromosome 5, ASM411807v1, whole genome shotgun sequence, the proteins below share one genomic window:
- the LOC114186175 gene encoding uncharacterized protein LOC114186175, whose product MSEPPFRPREKIIEKQKYFQSVHKHTYLKGPYDKITSVAIPLALAASSLYLIGRGIYNMSHGIGKKE is encoded by the exons ATGTCAGAACCACCATTTAGACCACGAGAGAAAATTATTGAGAAGCAAAAGTATTTCCAGAGTGTTCATAAGCACACGTATTTGAAAGGGCCATATGACAAGATTACTTCTGTTGCAATACCACTTGCATTAGCAGCATCTTCATTGTATCTGATT GGAAGAGGGATCTACAACATGTCACATGGAATAGGGAAGAAAGAATGA